From the Leptospira sp. WS60.C2 genome, one window contains:
- the gpmI gene encoding 2,3-bisphosphoglycerate-independent phosphoglycerate mutase, with product MLTLKKHPKGALTKQVLLIILDGVGYTEKGFENGNAVAKANMPVLKGLWKHHPTVLLKAHGTAVGMPSDEDMGNSEVGHNVLGSGRIFDQGAKLVSQSIENGSLFTGPIWKKTINNCLQNQSTFHFIGLFSDGNVHSHIDHLKALIDQAIKENVKKIRLHILLDGRDVPEKSALDYLIPFESYLDNHRNNGIDIQIASGGGRMELTMDRYDADWSMVERGWNHHVEGEGRIFTSAKEAIETYRTENPSVIDQYLPGFVIGDADGKPVGKILDNDSVVFFNFRGDRAIEISRAFTEENLKLMNRKRFPKVEFAGMMQYDGDLFIPKQYLVAPPAIDRTMGEYFANEGVAQYALSETQKYGHVTFFWNGNRSGYFNQSLETYEEVKSDIIPFDQKPEMKAKEITDNLVLALTSHKYPFLRVNYANGDMVGHTGNMDATIKGLEYLDLCLERIKKICDDTNTVLCITADHGNADEMYQLDKKGNAQTAKDGKPVPKTSHTLNPVQFVLYDPQGKIQLKTDLNGKGLANVAATMMDLLGFEAPEGYHPSLIDRR from the coding sequence ATGTTAACTCTTAAAAAACATCCGAAAGGCGCACTCACCAAACAAGTTTTGCTCATCATTTTAGATGGTGTGGGTTATACAGAAAAAGGATTTGAAAATGGTAACGCGGTAGCAAAAGCCAATATGCCCGTTTTAAAGGGTCTCTGGAAACATCATCCAACTGTATTGTTAAAAGCTCATGGAACAGCAGTTGGTATGCCAAGCGATGAAGACATGGGAAACTCGGAAGTAGGTCATAATGTTTTGGGTTCTGGTCGAATCTTTGACCAAGGGGCAAAACTTGTATCCCAATCGATTGAAAATGGTAGTTTGTTTACTGGTCCCATTTGGAAAAAGACGATAAACAATTGTTTACAAAACCAATCAACGTTTCACTTCATCGGACTTTTTTCGGATGGAAACGTTCACAGTCACATTGACCATTTAAAAGCACTCATCGACCAGGCTATAAAAGAAAACGTAAAAAAGATTCGATTACATATTTTACTTGATGGAAGAGATGTCCCCGAAAAATCAGCGTTAGACTATCTAATCCCTTTTGAATCTTATTTAGACAATCATAGAAACAATGGAATTGATATCCAAATTGCTTCCGGTGGTGGTAGAATGGAGTTAACCATGGACCGATACGATGCTGATTGGTCTATGGTGGAACGAGGTTGGAACCATCATGTGGAAGGAGAAGGAAGAATCTTTACATCTGCGAAAGAAGCAATTGAAACCTATCGCACCGAAAACCCATCCGTCATAGATCAATACTTACCAGGTTTTGTGATTGGAGATGCAGATGGAAAACCAGTCGGAAAAATTTTAGACAACGACTCTGTTGTGTTTTTTAATTTTCGTGGAGATCGAGCCATTGAAATTTCAAGGGCCTTTACAGAAGAAAACTTAAAACTTATGAATCGCAAACGGTTCCCCAAAGTGGAATTTGCAGGAATGATGCAGTATGATGGTGATCTTTTTATCCCCAAACAATACTTAGTTGCTCCTCCAGCAATTGATCGTACTATGGGCGAATATTTCGCAAATGAAGGAGTCGCTCAATATGCTCTTTCAGAAACTCAAAAATATGGCCATGTAACATTCTTTTGGAATGGGAACCGATCTGGTTACTTCAATCAAAGCTTAGAAACATACGAAGAAGTCAAATCAGACATCATTCCCTTTGATCAGAAACCAGAAATGAAAGCAAAGGAAATCACAGATAATTTGGTTCTTGCACTTACCTCTCATAAATACCCATTCCTTCGTGTGAACTATGCAAATGGTGATATGGTGGGTCATACGGGAAACATGGATGCAACCATCAAAGGATTGGAATATTTAGATCTTTGCCTCGAGCGTATCAAAAAAATCTGTGATGACACTAATACTGTTTTATGCATAACAGCAGATCATGGAAATGCAGATGAGATGTACCAACTGGATAAAAAAGGGAACGCACAAACAGCAAAAGATGGTAAACCAGTTCCTAAAACAAGCCATACCTTAAATCCCGTACAGTTCGTACTTTACGACCCACAAGGGAAAATCCAATTGAAAACAGACCTGAATGGAAAGGGGCTTGCAAATGTTGCGGCAACTATGATGGATTTATTAGGATTTGAAGCCCCAGAAGGGTATCATCCAAGTCTAATCGATAGAAGGTAA
- a CDS encoding TonB-dependent receptor produces MVSKYKLFLLFGLFFGPKILFSQTAVTKEPETVEIKANVESGAKNTNFSKNPTGFQKEINVESQNNRYMSLPDILNREAGVRIRQYGGLGSYSTLSLRGTNPNQSKVYWNGVPINNSLGGEINLADLPFDNLEKIEIYKSGTPAGFSGSAIGGSINLVSKTKIEKPITRVNLMGGSFKTAKATVTHMDQFAYGSYFVQALHETSDQNFPYLNNKGTVLFNTYDDTIDERRNAQYRKTGFTGNVSLEFGKTKVNFLNDYIHRKQGLPGPGNRQTTSVGRVFSKLSSAITTETNEFLFTNLTLETKTYGNFAKDDLFDPKSEFSFGTPNAFTKTTQYGFQLSPTLYLLEYHQVLRASLQTEQEFFTRYEKRANHETERKEPKKRRDTQSFTFQDEIRLFSNRVFLVPQVRFERYTDRFGKDETSIRNQLLDPLNDVFYVRQNFTNPSFGLKIVWIKKDQIEFGSLANISKDFRIPTFLELFGERGSIVGNPKLKPEQSRNGDAGFYLNAKLFSNWKIQSDVSYFQKRIYDMILFLPNSQFTLRPENVDEAFIRGAETSHNLLWNKGLKFNFNYTYQDARNVSESPALNGKYLPLRSKSQGSALLAYFNETSEIGLEYKYIGANFRDRTNEYLGYLPARQFWNLYIQYSPYKNKETGNELILGFEVRNLTDKRVEDLVGYPLPGRSYYVTGSYRF; encoded by the coding sequence ATGGTGTCCAAATACAAATTATTTTTACTCTTTGGTTTGTTCTTTGGGCCAAAAATTCTCTTTTCCCAGACCGCTGTGACAAAGGAACCAGAAACGGTCGAAATCAAAGCCAATGTAGAATCCGGAGCAAAAAATACAAATTTTAGTAAAAACCCAACAGGATTTCAAAAGGAAATCAATGTTGAGTCGCAAAACAATCGCTACATGAGTCTTCCTGATATATTGAACCGGGAAGCTGGAGTTAGGATTCGACAATATGGAGGTCTTGGATCCTATTCTACACTCTCCCTGCGTGGAACAAATCCCAATCAATCGAAAGTGTATTGGAATGGAGTACCAATTAACAATTCATTAGGTGGGGAAATCAATTTAGCAGATTTGCCTTTTGACAATTTAGAAAAGATTGAAATTTATAAATCAGGAACACCTGCCGGGTTTTCAGGATCTGCGATTGGTGGGTCCATCAATTTAGTTTCCAAAACAAAAATTGAGAAACCGATTACACGTGTGAATTTGATGGGTGGTAGTTTTAAAACAGCAAAAGCAACCGTTACCCACATGGATCAATTTGCATATGGTTCCTATTTTGTGCAGGCTCTTCACGAAACATCGGACCAGAACTTTCCATATCTTAATAACAAAGGAACGGTTTTATTCAATACATATGATGATACAATTGATGAGAGAAGAAATGCTCAGTATCGCAAAACAGGTTTTACTGGAAATGTATCCTTGGAATTTGGTAAAACTAAAGTTAATTTTTTAAATGATTATATCCACAGAAAACAAGGATTACCTGGTCCAGGGAATCGACAAACAACGTCGGTAGGTAGAGTCTTTAGTAAACTTTCCTCTGCTATCACAACCGAGACCAATGAATTTTTATTCACCAACCTAACATTAGAAACAAAGACTTATGGAAATTTTGCGAAGGATGATTTATTTGATCCTAAATCAGAGTTTAGTTTTGGAACACCCAATGCGTTTACCAAAACAACTCAATATGGTTTTCAACTTTCACCAACTCTTTATCTTTTGGAATACCACCAAGTATTAAGAGCATCCCTTCAAACCGAACAGGAATTTTTCACTCGGTATGAAAAACGTGCCAATCATGAAACCGAACGAAAAGAACCCAAAAAAAGAAGGGATACCCAAAGTTTTACGTTTCAAGATGAAATTCGTTTATTTTCAAATCGAGTGTTTTTGGTTCCTCAGGTCCGATTTGAACGATACACAGATCGATTCGGCAAGGATGAAACAAGTATCCGAAACCAACTTCTAGATCCATTAAACGATGTATTTTATGTGAGACAGAACTTCACCAATCCAAGTTTTGGACTCAAAATTGTTTGGATCAAAAAAGATCAGATAGAATTTGGATCACTTGCCAATATCAGCAAAGATTTCCGAATCCCCACCTTTTTAGAGTTATTCGGCGAAAGAGGAAGTATTGTAGGCAATCCTAAACTCAAACCAGAACAAAGTAGAAATGGAGATGCTGGCTTTTATCTAAATGCAAAATTATTCTCGAATTGGAAAATTCAATCAGATGTTTCTTATTTTCAGAAACGAATCTATGACATGATTTTATTTTTACCAAATTCCCAATTTACACTCAGGCCAGAAAACGTGGATGAAGCATTCATTCGTGGTGCAGAGACAAGTCATAATCTCCTCTGGAACAAAGGATTAAAATTCAATTTTAATTACACATACCAAGATGCTAGGAACGTATCCGAATCACCTGCGTTAAATGGAAAGTACCTACCACTGCGTTCGAAAAGCCAAGGTAGTGCATTACTTGCCTATTTTAATGAAACATCTGAAATAGGACTTGAATACAAATACATTGGAGCCAATTTTCGAGACCGAACCAACGAATATTTGGGATATCTCCCTGCTCGTCAATTCTGGAATCTTTATATCCAATATTCACCTTACAAAAACAAGGAAACAGGAAATGAATTGATTTTAGGTTTTGAAGTACGGAATCTTACAGACAAACGTGTGGAAGATTTAGTGGGATACCCATTGCCAGGCCGAAGTTATTATGTAACAGGGAGTTATCGTTTCTGA
- a CDS encoding ATP-binding protein: MNEFLEKIKSFFKDEASFFDAKQLLHQNWHNFVPQYFDKILETRTNAVFVLDRNGNYAYVNAKGAEMAGKSAEEMLGQNIWNLFPELKIIEFGTQLSEAIERKITFRSEETYFDGMGWFDMQVFPQENFTIILATEITHQINAKDEFSQIIKKNKTILNALPDLLYGIHRNGRTINHKEFPDFTGWDCKDKETNLRYLEIKDIFPKDKLEEIKSILEHVISLGESKSVEYSIQDPDGETYFEARFTKTSEVDALAIIRNITERKKAEALKNEFISLVSHELRTPLTSIKGSIDLLLAGVAGEVSNQTKSLLNICRKNTQRLVRFVTDLLDIEALDSGNINFKFRTYSLKEILQSSVDGMRTFAEQYHVLLNFDSNFPHTNVYVDEDRLNHCLTNLISNAVKYTPKFSEVTIYVETEGTKAKILIKDNGPGIDPNFAPRLFHRFAQGAPPKDKLVGGSGLGLSITKGFVEAMNGKIYFFSDDTGTVFTIELPIVKPGQVPQGMNQ, encoded by the coding sequence ATGAATGAATTTCTAGAAAAAATCAAAAGCTTTTTCAAGGATGAAGCGAGCTTTTTTGATGCAAAGCAACTTCTGCACCAAAATTGGCACAATTTTGTCCCACAATACTTTGACAAAATCCTAGAAACCCGTACGAATGCGGTTTTTGTCTTAGACAGGAACGGAAATTACGCTTACGTCAATGCAAAAGGTGCTGAGATGGCGGGGAAATCCGCTGAAGAAATGTTAGGGCAAAATATTTGGAATTTATTTCCAGAACTCAAAATCATTGAATTTGGGACACAATTGTCAGAGGCAATCGAACGAAAAATAACCTTTCGATCGGAGGAAACATATTTCGACGGGATGGGTTGGTTTGATATGCAAGTATTCCCTCAAGAAAATTTTACCATCATCCTCGCAACGGAAATCACCCACCAAATCAATGCAAAAGATGAATTTAGCCAAATCATCAAAAAAAATAAAACTATTTTGAATGCATTGCCTGACTTGCTGTATGGAATCCATCGGAACGGTCGAACCATCAATCACAAAGAATTTCCAGATTTTACAGGCTGGGATTGCAAAGATAAAGAAACAAACCTTCGTTATTTGGAAATCAAAGACATCTTCCCAAAAGACAAACTGGAAGAGATAAAATCCATTTTAGAGCATGTCATTAGTTTGGGAGAATCCAAATCAGTGGAATATTCCATCCAAGATCCTGATGGCGAAACATACTTTGAAGCACGGTTCACAAAAACGAGTGAAGTCGATGCGCTGGCAATCATTCGAAATATTACAGAAAGAAAAAAAGCAGAAGCATTAAAAAACGAATTTATTAGTTTAGTAAGTCATGAACTAAGAACTCCGCTAACATCCATTAAAGGATCTATTGACTTACTTTTGGCTGGTGTTGCAGGTGAAGTTTCGAATCAAACAAAGTCCCTACTCAATATCTGCAGAAAAAATACACAAAGACTCGTGCGATTTGTGACTGACTTACTAGATATTGAAGCACTCGATTCTGGGAATATCAATTTTAAGTTCAGAACTTACTCGTTAAAGGAAATTCTACAAAGCTCAGTCGATGGAATGCGAACGTTTGCCGAACAATACCATGTCTTACTTAACTTTGATTCCAACTTTCCGCATACAAACGTTTATGTGGATGAAGATAGACTCAATCATTGTCTTACCAATTTGATCTCTAATGCCGTAAAATACACACCCAAATTTTCTGAGGTCACAATCTATGTTGAAACAGAAGGAACAAAAGCTAAAATTCTCATCAAAGACAATGGTCCAGGCATTGATCCCAATTTTGCACCAAGACTTTTCCATCGATTTGCGCAAGGAGCTCCACCAAAAGACAAGTTAGTTGGTGGGTCTGGACTTGGACTCTCTATCACTAAAGGGTTTGTGGAAGCAATGAATGGAAAAATTTACTTTTTTTCAGATGATACAGGCACTGTTTTTACGATTGAATTACCAATTGTCAAACCTGGACAAGTTCCCCAAGGTATGAACCAATGA
- a CDS encoding response regulator: MNLPILKHVLIVEDEEDIVEILRIALSFNSSYEVSFAKTGPEGLQKAIILRPDLILLDVLMPGMNGMELIEELKIFPETKDIPVAFITSRVLKNEILEYQKRGGIGVIEKPFAPLEISEKIQTLWEDFHGK, from the coding sequence ATGAATCTTCCTATTTTAAAACATGTTTTAATTGTAGAAGATGAAGAAGATATCGTTGAAATCCTTAGAATTGCTCTTTCATTTAACTCAAGTTATGAGGTTAGTTTTGCAAAAACAGGGCCAGAAGGATTACAAAAAGCAATCATTCTAAGACCAGATTTGATCCTTTTGGATGTGTTAATGCCTGGAATGAATGGAATGGAGCTGATTGAAGAATTAAAAATTTTTCCAGAGACAAAAGATATCCCTGTTGCTTTTATCACCTCGCGAGTGTTAAAGAATGAAATCTTAGAATACCAAAAAAGAGGGGGCATCGGAGTGATTGAAAAACCCTTTGCCCCTCTTGAAATTTCTGAGAAAATCCAAACCCTATGGGAAGATTTTCACGGAAAATAA
- a CDS encoding serine hydrolase domain-containing protein — MVFRICFCLLFSFYLVNCAEDGIGSFSEETKIKIRKKIKQEGFQGVVLVAQDDTILFRETIYSEKRRKRSQLYQKQSFPLGESSKLFTAVLIQKLVEEKKISIQDPIQKYLKWFPNKKITIEQLLRHTSGLPKIIEFMPNFDSEKSNIKREDIKKSFIESKFKPNFSPGEYWKYSRLDYLFLAYLIETIAGKSYAEVVKEEIFTPLKMKHSLVDANDLLLGNSGIQSTPEDLLLFAETIRKTKLISKESRENLLRKTVLTDAIAEDPISFGEGVYVGDYFYWTYGKKKGVSNFIYHDLKSRIFITIVSPYGASKGDLSSIKSTLTEIIFYAKKLNLKKRTNSPNEVYIEDLMKEEKVPSLGIAVFKNYNLSWKKMYGTKSQQTLFRAGSLSKTMTATATLRLVESGQLDLYSNWIGKLKQYKVSIPKEKKRSVVNLDLLLSHTSGLTEKGNWDDPINSGKRHLKDLKDVNVAKGNGLKLYYKPGTKSRYSGGGFSIVQEILTEQTGKPFPKLMEEILFSPLNMRRSTFSQNITEADDRCIGYDELGNILPEKKFVTPELSSGGLWTTPEEVGLVFVEVAKAKHNKSNFLTKESAEYLLSPKMNAASLTVHALVAHGFFLNRTGKTEYFFHGGHTKGHKSLAIFNAEKGYGVVIMTNSENGSKLIWRILRTISVDEKWDKFVN; from the coding sequence ATGGTCTTTCGGATATGTTTCTGTCTTCTGTTCAGTTTTTATTTGGTCAACTGTGCAGAAGATGGAATTGGATCTTTTTCAGAAGAAACCAAAATCAAAATCCGAAAAAAAATCAAACAAGAAGGGTTCCAGGGAGTTGTACTCGTTGCCCAAGATGATACGATCTTGTTTCGAGAAACCATTTATTCAGAAAAACGTAGGAAACGTTCTCAACTGTATCAAAAACAAAGTTTTCCATTAGGCGAATCTTCCAAATTATTTACTGCTGTTTTGATCCAGAAACTAGTTGAAGAGAAAAAAATTTCAATACAGGATCCGATCCAAAAATATCTTAAATGGTTTCCAAATAAAAAAATAACAATTGAACAGTTGTTACGGCATACTTCTGGACTACCAAAAATCATAGAATTTATGCCCAATTTTGACTCTGAAAAATCCAACATCAAACGAGAAGACATCAAAAAATCTTTTATCGAATCTAAGTTTAAACCAAATTTTTCTCCAGGCGAATATTGGAAATACAGTCGTTTAGATTATTTATTTTTGGCTTATCTAATAGAAACAATCGCTGGGAAATCATATGCAGAAGTTGTAAAAGAAGAAATTTTTACCCCCCTAAAGATGAAACATTCTTTAGTTGATGCAAATGATTTACTTCTTGGAAACAGTGGAATCCAAAGCACTCCTGAAGATTTACTTCTTTTCGCAGAAACAATCAGAAAAACAAAGCTCATTTCAAAAGAAAGCCGAGAGAACCTTCTAAGAAAAACGGTATTAACAGATGCGATTGCCGAAGATCCAATTTCGTTTGGAGAAGGTGTTTATGTGGGCGATTATTTTTATTGGACTTATGGAAAAAAGAAAGGAGTTTCTAATTTCATTTACCATGACCTAAAGAGTAGAATTTTTATCACAATTGTGAGTCCCTATGGTGCATCCAAAGGAGATTTATCTTCCATCAAGTCTACGTTAACCGAAATTATTTTTTATGCAAAAAAATTAAACCTAAAGAAACGGACTAATTCTCCAAATGAAGTATACATTGAAGATCTAATGAAGGAAGAAAAAGTTCCATCCCTTGGAATTGCTGTTTTTAAAAATTATAATCTCAGCTGGAAAAAAATGTATGGAACAAAAAGTCAACAAACACTTTTTCGAGCAGGTTCATTATCAAAAACTATGACAGCAACAGCTACCTTACGTTTGGTGGAGTCCGGCCAACTGGATTTGTACTCCAATTGGATCGGAAAGCTAAAACAGTATAAAGTCTCCATACCAAAAGAAAAAAAAAGAAGCGTCGTAAACCTCGACTTACTTTTATCTCACACAAGTGGATTAACAGAAAAAGGGAATTGGGATGATCCCATAAATTCTGGGAAACGACATTTAAAAGATTTGAAAGATGTAAATGTTGCCAAAGGCAATGGACTTAAACTGTATTACAAGCCAGGGACAAAGTCTCGTTATTCCGGTGGTGGGTTTAGTATCGTACAAGAAATTTTAACAGAACAAACAGGAAAACCTTTCCCCAAACTGATGGAAGAAATCCTATTTTCTCCTTTGAACATGAGACGAAGTACCTTCTCACAAAATATAACAGAAGCAGACGACAGATGTATAGGTTATGATGAGTTAGGAAATATTTTACCGGAAAAAAAATTCGTAACTCCAGAACTTTCATCGGGAGGGCTCTGGACAACTCCAGAGGAAGTTGGACTTGTCTTTGTTGAAGTAGCAAAAGCAAAACACAACAAGTCCAATTTTTTGACCAAAGAGTCGGCTGAATATCTCCTCTCACCCAAAATGAATGCAGCAAGTCTCACCGTGCATGCCCTAGTGGCACATGGTTTTTTCCTGAACCGAACTGGTAAAACTGAGTATTTTTTCCATGGCGGACATACAAAGGGACATAAGTCACTTGCCATATTCAATGCCGAAAAAGGGTATGGGGTGGTCATCATGACAAATTCGGAAAACGGTTCGAAATTGATTTGGCGGATACTCCGAACCATCTCAGTGGATGAAAAATGGGATAAGTTTGTGAATTAA
- a CDS encoding adenosine kinase, protein MRHYDVFGVGNALVDIIAFIDPNFLEKQNITKGVMTLVDESRQGQILADLHDKKKELRSGGSAANTMIAIANSGGTCCYTGKVTHDTYGEFYKKDMEEAGVLFETTPDKEGHTGTCVVLTTPDAERTMLTNLAISTSLGPNDIDVENLKKSKFVYVEGYLWDGDSTKKASELTMKIAKENNVKVSFTYSDPFCVNRSRDEFIHLTKEYVDVIFCNTEEGLALSGAKTPEEAVQFVSKLCPLVFMTAGKDGAYVAENGKITLVPGFPVKPIDTTGAGDAFAAGVLYGLTQGYSAQKSARWGNYVASRIVCEVGPRLSVRLMGRQEEILDGFLDK, encoded by the coding sequence ATGAGACATTACGACGTATTCGGCGTAGGGAACGCCCTAGTAGACATTATTGCTTTTATTGATCCCAATTTTTTAGAAAAACAAAATATCACCAAAGGTGTTATGACCTTAGTGGATGAATCGAGACAAGGTCAAATTCTTGCCGATCTTCATGACAAGAAAAAGGAACTTCGCTCTGGTGGAAGTGCCGCAAACACAATGATTGCGATTGCCAATTCTGGTGGAACTTGTTGTTACACTGGAAAAGTCACACATGATACGTATGGTGAATTTTATAAAAAAGATATGGAAGAGGCTGGTGTTTTGTTTGAAACGACTCCAGACAAAGAAGGTCATACGGGAACTTGTGTGGTTTTAACAACTCCTGATGCGGAGCGAACCATGCTTACAAATCTTGCGATCTCTACATCTCTCGGTCCAAACGATATTGATGTGGAAAACCTAAAAAAAAGTAAATTTGTTTATGTAGAAGGTTATTTGTGGGATGGAGATTCTACAAAAAAAGCCAGTGAACTGACTATGAAAATCGCAAAAGAAAACAATGTAAAAGTTTCTTTTACCTATAGCGATCCATTCTGTGTCAATCGATCAAGAGACGAATTCATCCATCTTACAAAAGAATATGTAGATGTTATATTCTGTAACACAGAAGAAGGCCTTGCTCTCAGTGGTGCCAAAACGCCAGAAGAAGCTGTACAATTTGTATCCAAACTTTGTCCTTTAGTGTTCATGACTGCAGGAAAAGACGGAGCGTATGTGGCTGAAAATGGTAAAATTACTCTTGTTCCTGGATTTCCTGTGAAACCAATTGATACAACAGGTGCAGGAGACGCATTTGCCGCAGGTGTTCTCTATGGTCTTACACAAGGATACTCAGCGCAAAAATCGGCAAGATGGGGTAACTACGTGGCTTCACGTATTGTCTGTGAGGTGGGGCCAAGACTTTCAGTTCGACTCATGGGACGACAAGAGGAAATCTTGGATGGCTTTTTAGACAAATAA
- a CDS encoding ABC transporter ATP-binding protein: MIQVSNLSKFYGEKRAISGLNFKLEKGEIVGLLGLNGAGKTTTIRILTGYLIPSAGDASIDGKSIFDFPLEAKQKIGYLPETPPLYEDMTISEYLQFVGRMKKIEESNMDSEIQKVIEKTNLVHVKEKLIGTLSLGYRKRVGIAQAILGDPEIVIMDEPISGLDPKQIVEIRTLIRSLAGNHTVLISSHILTEIYKTCDKFLFLHKGSLKQELSLSRLEEEMNRLAGWEVGLSGKSKEELFQFMQSVGSGTDTVTEIGTNKEEEMFLVRTTNPKQFKESLFSKALSSGIQIESLKKQEVSLEQIFMEKI, from the coding sequence ATGATACAAGTCAGCAATTTATCCAAATTTTACGGCGAAAAACGAGCCATCTCTGGTCTGAATTTTAAATTAGAAAAAGGTGAGATTGTGGGTCTCCTTGGTCTTAACGGCGCAGGAAAAACCACAACGATTCGTATCCTGACTGGGTATTTGATACCAAGTGCGGGAGACGCTTCCATTGATGGTAAGTCCATCTTTGACTTTCCTCTAGAAGCAAAACAAAAGATAGGTTATCTGCCAGAAACTCCTCCACTCTATGAGGATATGACGATATCTGAATACCTGCAATTTGTGGGTCGCATGAAAAAAATTGAGGAGTCCAACATGGATTCTGAGATTCAAAAGGTGATTGAAAAAACAAACCTAGTTCATGTGAAAGAGAAACTCATTGGAACACTTTCTCTTGGGTATCGCAAACGTGTTGGGATTGCGCAGGCAATTTTGGGTGATCCAGAAATTGTGATTATGGATGAACCTATCTCTGGTCTTGATCCAAAACAAATTGTTGAGATTCGTACCTTGATTCGAAGTCTTGCAGGAAATCATACAGTTCTCATTTCCAGTCACATCTTGACAGAAATTTATAAAACATGTGATAAGTTTTTATTCCTCCACAAGGGAAGTTTGAAACAAGAATTATCTCTCTCTCGGCTGGAAGAAGAAATGAATCGCCTTGCGGGTTGGGAAGTTGGATTGTCTGGAAAATCGAAAGAAGAACTATTTCAGTTTATGCAATCGGTTGGATCAGGAACTGATACGGTAACAGAGATAGGAACAAACAAAGAAGAAGAGATGTTTTTAGTTCGAACAACGAATCCAAAACAATTCAAAGAATCATTATTTTCCAAAGCTTTATCTTCTGGAATCCAAATTGAATCTTTAAAAAAACAAGAAGTATCACTCGAGCAAATTTTTATGGAGAAAATATGA